One Brassica napus cultivar Da-Ae chromosome C4, Da-Ae, whole genome shotgun sequence genomic region harbors:
- the LOC106414080 gene encoding protein CHUP1, chloroplastic has translation MDGSGPREGGGAMKPVILKVGVALVLSATGLFLARFVSRKEENEVTSSARNQESTSSSSRRNDGEQEEETEIRGDHQQQQEILGLRSRLEELQRKEYEMELRFERYCNMKEQEVMLMEHKSMLSLEKTQLDFLRRELSGMEEEYKRGQDLVIVFLKLVGEIQELRSENWFLEGRAKKLRRRGKQLYRVLKEKSMRSTSVEKELLKCLDELEMKNSVVKELEGEVKDLKARVDVLQEEKEEVSLKSSEMVNVEDYKKVLEEYEDLKKDHANGVSEVINLRWSNACLRHKVMRNETNYEEVTFSPNRNLQEYLEMEEQADALALTVVADHEHHEETNHNDDHHHETSRRKRLMKKLKRWVEGNEKGRSTKLEERCFGRHSLTVEPEDEQMFHSRRSCSSV, from the exons ATGGATGGTTCAGGTCcaagagaaggaggaggagcTATGAAGCCTGTGATTCTGAAAGTTGGTGTTGCTCTTGTGTTATCAGCAACTGGTTTGTTCTTGGCCAGGTTCGTGTCtcgaaaagaagaaaatgaggtGACTTCTTCCGCAAGAAATCAAGAGTCTACTTCATCATCTAGCAGAAGAAACGATGGAGAACAAGAAGAGGAGACAGAGATCCGAGGTGATCACCAACAGCAGCAGGAGATTCTAGGATTAAGATCCAGACTCGAGGAGCTTCAGAGGAAGGAATACGAGATGGAGCTACGTTTCGAACGTTATTGTAACATGAAGGAACAAGAAGTCATGCTTATGGAGCATAAAAGCATGTTGAGTCTTGAGAAAACTCAGTTAGACTTCCTTCGTAGAGAACTTTCAGGGATGGAGGAAGAATATAAGAGGGGCCAAGATTTGGTGATTGTGTTTCTCAAACTGGTGGGAGAGATCCAAGAGCTGAGATCAGAGAACTGGTTTCTTGAGGGGCGAGCAAAGAAGCTTAGGAGAAGAGGAAAGCAATTATACCGTGTTCTAAAAGAGAAGAGCATGAGGAGTACTAGCGTGGAGAAAGAGCTATTGAAGTGTCTTGATGAGTTAGAGATGAAGAACAGCGTTGTGAAGGAGCTTGAAGGTGAAGTGAAAGATCTGAAAGCTAGGGTTGATGTGTTGCAAGAGGAGAAGGAAGAAGTGTCCCTGAAGTCATCAGAG ATGGTAAATGTAGAAGATTATAAAAAGGTGTTAGAAGAGTATGAGGATTTGAAGAAAGATCATGCTAACGGAGTCAGTGAAGTGATTAACCTGAGATGGAGCAATGCTTGTTTGAGACACAAGGTGATGAGAAATGAAACCAATTATGAGGAAGTAACATTTTCTCCAAATAGAAACTTGCAAGAGTACTTGGAAATGGAGGAACAAGCGGATGCTCTTGCATTGACAGTAGTAGCTGATCATGAGCATCATGAAGAGACTAACCATAATGATGATCATCATCATGAAACTTCAAGGAGGAAGAGGCTGATGAAGAAGCTAAAGAGATGGGTTGAAGGAAACGAGAAGGGAAGATCAACAAAGTTAGAGGAAAGATGTTTCGGAAGACACTCTTTAACCGTGGAACCTGAGGAtgaacagatgtttcactcAAGAAGATCTTGTTCTAGCGTGTAA